The stretch of DNA CACGGCGTTGGAACAAGCGGCCGACAACGTCGGCGCCGGCGGACTCGACGAGGCCGGCAAGCTCTTCAAGAGGTTCTTCGGAGAGAGGGGGGGTGTCGGCGAGTTGGACGCCAACGAGGATCGCCGACTCACTGTCGACGCTCTCTTTGCGATCGATATCCATTAAGTGGCGGAAGGCTCCATGGTGTGAAGGTGACAGCACTGAGACAGCAGCAAAGGAGCGGTCACCGGCTCACCACTAGTATAAACGGGCCCGCTGAATTGCCTACGCGGATTGAAAAACTCTAGGTCGGGCAAAAATGACGAAAAAACGCCGCTCTGGGGGCGGACCCCCAGAGCGGCGTGACGTTAGACCGGATTGTGACGGCTTGGGTTCGCATGCCCGACTGGGGTTCGCGTCACCAGACGTACTCGGCTCCGAGCGTGAAGCCGTGGAAGAACGCCTCGCCGTCGGCGGTGGCGCCGGCCGCCGGGCCCACGCCCGCCGGCAGGGCGGTCGCCAAGCCTTGGCTGATGTTGTTGATGTCACCGTACGGTTGGGCCGTGGCGAGGCTGTCGCCGGCCAGGGCCAAGTCACTGATGAACAGCAACTCGTAGCCCGCTTTGAGCGACCAGCTCGGCGTCAGGTCGGCGACCGCCATGAACTTCACCTCGCCCAAGAACGAGGCCTGGTCGCCAGACAGCTGCGTCTGGACGTTGTTCAGGCTGGCGTCCGAGGCCGCAACCGAGTTGCGGACCTTGTAGTCGTTGTTGTAGAGGCCGACCTTCGTCTCGTTGCCGATGCGGAAGCCCTGGAACACGGTGATCCACACGTCGCCACCCACTTGGACGCCGGCGAGGTCGTTGTCGGCGTCGGCGCCGATGGTGATCGACTCTCGGGTGACCGGGGACCCGGCGTCGGCGAAGGACGAGAAAGCCATCGCCTCTTGCAGGTTGGTGTAGCGGAAACCGATCAGCAGCGTGCCGCTGACCCGCGGGTTGAAGCCTACCCAGTAACGGCGGAACGACGCCTCGGTGCTGTGCAGTTCGCTCTCGTACTGGAGGCGGTGCTGCATGGCGTTGTCGGTCGCCGCAAAGTCGGCGCCCGTTGGGGCGCCGGCGGTGCCGTTCTGATCCCAGTTGCCGTTGGTGCCGGCGCCGTAGAGGCTGAAGACCGAGAAGAGCTGAGTGGCGCCCTGCTGGTTGGCGACGGCGTCGTCGTCCCAGTACATGCCGCTGTAGGTGAACTCGACCAGGCTCAGGGCGCCGACGTCGAATCGACCGGTCAGCCGATAGCCGTTGCCGTCGTCGCTGCCGACATCGCTGCCCCGCAACGCGACGAACTGATCATTGAAAGGCGTGGTGATGATCGTGTTGTCGTCGTTGGCGAAGCCGTTGGTCGAGTAGA from Botrimarina mediterranea encodes:
- a CDS encoding BBP7 family outer membrane beta-barrel protein, whose product is MAAFGLATVATAQGPLAQPGFVAGGPGALAGAGHASFGAPVASPDAFVDAHGAPLVMPAQYAAPVVGAGYCGGGGGYGGDCYGGGAGCYGGGGGGGGYGGDAPWGGYMNTEQCGPHFFDFSAEYLHYTRDKSSFRESTVYSTNGFANDDNTIITTPFNDQFVALRGSDVGSDDGNGYRLTGRFDVGALSLVEFTYSGMYWDDDAVANQQGATQLFSVFSLYGAGTNGNWDQNGTAGAPTGADFAATDNAMQHRLQYESELHSTEASFRRYWVGFNPRVSGTLLIGFRYTNLQEAMAFSSFADAGSPVTRESITIGADADNDLAGVQVGGDVWITVFQGFRIGNETKVGLYNNDYKVRNSVAASDASLNNVQTQLSGDQASFLGEVKFMAVADLTPSWSLKAGYELLFISDLALAGDSLATAQPYGDINNISQGLATALPAGVGPAAGATADGEAFFHGFTLGAEYVW